Proteins found in one Amycolatopsis aidingensis genomic segment:
- the rpmH gene encoding 50S ribosomal protein L34 — MSKGKHTFQPNNRRRARTHGFRLRMRTRAGRAIMAARRRKGRARLSA, encoded by the coding sequence GTGAGCAAGGGCAAGCACACCTTCCAGCCGAACAACCGCCGGCGCGCGCGTACCCACGGGTTCCGGCTGCGGATGCGGACCCGCGCGGGCCGCGCGATCATGGCGGCACGCCGCCGCAAGGGCCGCGCGCGGCTCTCCGCCTGA